A part of Curtobacterium sp. MCLR17_036 genomic DNA contains:
- a CDS encoding DUF6121 family protein: MSRWLIATMTSVLFIALVVAVTGFEALLADVEIISQPDATPYLGPGMVVGGALVVFLATAVGARDGNPGVTGLVAAATVYLVMLGVGAVGYALLRGDATELVVFPAGYALGPFVVGSVVVALLSVVGGTAAAKQQARAGRGATDAGGQRGTTIAGDDQAGR, translated from the coding sequence ATGTCCCGGTGGTTGATCGCGACGATGACGTCCGTCCTCTTCATCGCGCTCGTGGTCGCCGTCACGGGCTTCGAGGCCCTGCTCGCCGACGTCGAGATCATCTCCCAGCCGGACGCCACCCCGTACCTCGGCCCGGGGATGGTGGTCGGCGGTGCGCTCGTGGTGTTCCTCGCGACCGCGGTCGGTGCGCGGGACGGCAACCCCGGCGTGACCGGTCTCGTGGCGGCCGCCACCGTCTACCTCGTGATGCTCGGGGTCGGGGCCGTCGGCTACGCGCTGCTCCGTGGTGACGCGACCGAGCTCGTGGTCTTCCCCGCCGGGTACGCCCTCGGGCCGTTCGTGGTCGGGTCGGTCGTGGTCGCGTTGCTGTCCGTCGTGGGCGGGACGGCGGCGGCGAAGCAGCAGGCACGTGCGGGCCGCGGCGCCACCGACGCGGGCGGGCAGCGGGGGACGACGATCGCGGGCGACGACCAGGCCGGGCGGTAG